A genomic window from Chrysoperla carnea chromosome 3, inChrCarn1.1, whole genome shotgun sequence includes:
- the LOC123296629 gene encoding NEDD8-activating enzyme E1 regulatory subunit, translating to MSTPSPKSPEPSEKSKKYDRQLRLWGDHGQSCLESARVCLINATALGSEILKSLVLPGIGTFTIVDSATIQEEDIGCNFFVEVDNLGESRAQVTTQYLLELNPDVHGDYIDTSLDKLLIDTPEFFNSFSLIIATDVSEKHTILLSKKLWEMNIPLLICRSIGFVGYYRIQVKEHTIIEAHPDNEISDLRLDKPFPSLIEYMDGIDLDSMPLKEHSHTPYLIVLYKYLQKWQKESGKILPGNFKEKQQLRDLIRSGIRIDEQGVIIDEENFEEAIRAVNSNVSLTRIPSNVQEILNDNSCINLTQKSKPFWIMAKALNDFVNNEGNGCLPVRGSIPDMTADTASYINLQQIYHKQANADADIIYRRTQQLLHELGQPPDIITEQDVRLFCKHSHELTVVRGTCIADEYSAHPSILKNYTVNSLEAPDSLLIYYVMIRGIDRFRTEYNAYPGEFDDQVEPDIVKLKACLSKLLNEWGWSISKDDYVHEFCRYGGAELHTISAFLGSCVAQEAIKFITHQYKPVHNTFIYDAMSSNTATFIL from the exons ATGTCAACGCCTTCACCAAAATCTCCGGAGCCGtctgaaaaaagtaaaaaatacgaCCGGCAATTAAG ACTATGGGGTGATCATGGCCAAAGCTGTTTAGAATCAGCTCGTGTCTGCTTAATAAATGCAACTGCACTTGGAAGTGAAATTCTCAAATCTCTCGTTCTTCCCGGAATTGGTACTTTTACAATTGTCGATAGCGCAACCATTCAAGAGGAGGACATTGGTTGCAA tttttttgtAGAAGTTGATAATTTAGGTGAATCCCGTGCTCAAGTTACAACCCAGTATTTGTTAGAATTAAATCCGGATGTACACGGTGATTATATTGATACATCGttagataaattattaattgatactccagaattttttaattcattctccTTAATTATTGCAACTGATGTTTCTGAGAA gcatacaattttattatcgaaaaaattatggGAAATGAATATTCCATTGTTAATATGCCGTAGTATAGGATTTGTTGGGTACTATCGAATTCAAGTGAAGGAACATACAATAATCGAAGCTCATCCAGATAATGAAATATCCGATTTACGTTTAGATAAACCATTTCCGAGTTTGATTGAATATATGGATGGAATTGATTTAGATTCTATGCCTTTAAAGGAGCATAGTCATACGccttatttaattgttttatataaatatttacaaaagtggcaaaaagaaagtggaaaaattttacctggtaattttaaagaaaaacaacaaTTACGAGATTTAATTAGAAGTG GTATTCGCATTGATGAACAAGGAGTTATAATtgatgaagaaaattttgaagagGCAATACGAGCGGTAAATTCAAATGTGAGTTTAACTCGCATTCCATCTAACGTTCAAGAAATTCTGAACGACAATAGTTGCATAAATCTAACACAAAAA AGCAAACCATTTTGGATAATGGCAAAAGCTTTAAATGATTTTGTGAATAATGAAGGTAATGGATGTCTTCCTGTACGTGGATCAATTCCTGATATGACTGCTGATACAGCTAGTTATATTAATCTTCAGCAAat TTATCATAAACAAGCAAACGCAGATGCTGACATAATCTACCGAAGAACTCAACAATTATTACATGAATTAGGGCAACCACCGGATATTATTACGGAACAAGATGTgagattattttgtaaacactcACACGAATTAACGGTTGTGCGTGGAACATGTATTGCTGATGAATATTCAGCACATccatcaattttgaaaaattatacag tgAACAGTTTAGAAGCGCCAGATAGTTTGCTGATATATTACGTTATGATACGAGGAATAGATCGTTTTCGTACCGAATATAATGCTTATCCAGGTGAATTCGATGATCAAGTAGAACCAGATATTGTCAAATTAAAG GCTTGCCTAtccaaattattaaatgaatgggGTTGGTCAATTTCAAAAGATGATTATGTCCATGAATTTTGCCGTTACGGTGGTGCAGAATTACATACAATATCAGCATTTTTAG gttCTTGTGTGGCCCAAGAAGCGATTAAATTCATAACACATCAATACAAACCTGTTCATAATACTTTTATATACGATGCAATGTCCTCTAATACTGCtactttcattttgtaa